CCCAGTCGGCGGGCGGGGTGAAGTCGCACCACGTCCCGTCGAACGGGAACGCGCCGGCCTCGGCGCGGGCGATCACCCGCTCCCCCTCGGCCCGTACCGCCCGCTCGTCGGTCACCCAGTAGTGCCCGGGGAAGGCGAGGCGCTCGGCGAACTCCTCCTCGTCCTTCCACGCCCAGGTGTGGTCGGGTCGGACCACCACGTCCAGGTCCTGGTCGACCATGTCCACCCCGGCGACCGGACCGTCGTCCCAGCGGACGCCCGGTTCCTCCAGGTTGACGTACCACTCGGCGAAGCGGTCGTGGGAGTCGCGGAACCACCAGACCGAGTGGGCGGCGCCGGTGGGCAGGAACTTCAGCACCGGCGGGCCGTTCCACCGGCCCCGCGCCAGGCGGTAGGAGGAGGTGATCCACTCGGCGAACGGCATCGCCCGCATACCCTGCCCCGCCTCGGTGACCTCGTGCGCCACCGGGGTGTCCCGGGCGACCCAGAGCAGCAGGCCCCGAGCGTCGTCGAGGACCACCCGGGCCGGCCGCACCCAGCCGATCCGGCCGTGCCGCACGTTCCGGTGCAGGATCAGCCGACCCGGTTCGAACCGCACGCCCACCACCTCAGCTGTCGACGGGACCCTCGGCGACCGGGCCGGCGGCGCAGTGCGCACCGCCGGACCGGCGTCCGCAGATGTCAGTAGGCGCGGGCGAGGATGGCGACCAGGTCGGGCTCGTCCTCCGAGTCCGGCACCGAGCCGTCGGCGCGCAGCAGGCAGCGCACGGTCACGCCCTGACCGTTCGCCTCGGCCTCACCCTTGACGCCGACCGCCGACCACGGCACCCGGGCCCAGCCGGTGGCCGCCGCCTCGATCGCCTCGGCCAGGGTCGACACCTCGACCGTGCGCGACTCGCGGTGGGCGAGGGCCTGGTCGTGCAGCGCCTGCTGGTCGGCCTCCAGCGCGGCCAGGACCGCGCCGACCACGTCCGCCACCGGCGTCGGGGCCTTCGAGCCGTCCGTACGCCGGACCACGACCGCGTTGCCGGCGGCCAGGTCACGAGGGCCGACCTCGACGCGTACGGGATAGCCCCGCAGCTCGGCGTCGACGGCCCGGCGGCCGAAGGCGGTGTCGGTCCGGTCGTCGAGCGCGACCCGGACACCGGCGTCGCGCAGGCCGTCGCGGAGCTTGGCCGCCGCCTCGCCGACGCCCTCGCCGTCCTTGACGATCATCACGTACGCCTGGATCGGCGCCGCCTTCGGCGGCACCCGCAGGCCGTTGTCGTCGCCGTGGGCCATGATCAGGCCGCCGAGCATCCGGGTCGAGGTGCCCCAGGAGGTGGTCCAGGCGTGCTCCCGGCCGCCCTCCTTCGCGGAGTAGCTGATGTCGAACGCCTTGGCGAAGTTCTGCCCCAGCTCGTGACTGGTGCCGAGCTGGAGCGCCTTGCCGTCGCCCATCATGCCTTCGCAGGTGTAGGTGGCCGTCGCCCCGGCGAAGCGCTCCCGGGCGGTCTTCAGGCCCACCACCACCGGGATGCCCAGCACGTTGACCATCAGGTCCTCGTACGCCTCGTGCAGGATCCGCCGCGCGTAGGCGCGGGCGTCCTCCCGCGTCGCGTGCGCGGTGTGCCCCTCCTGCCAGAGGAACTCGCTGGTCCGCAGGAAGATCCGCGGGCGCAGCTCCCAGCGGACCACGTTCGCCCACTGGTTCAGCAGCAGCGGCAGGTCCCGGTACGAGTCGATCCACTTGGCCATGAACTCGCCGATGACCGTCTCGCTGGTGGGGCGCACCACCACCGGCTCGGCGAGCTGCTTGCCACCACCGTGGGTGACCACCGCCAGCTCCGGCGAGAAGCCCTCGACGTGCTCGGCCTCGCGCTTGAGGTAGCTCTCCGGGATGAAGAGCGGGAAGTAGGCGTTCTCCGCGCCGGCCGCCTTGATCCGGGCGTCCATCTCGGCCTGCATCCGCTCCCAGATGGCGTAGCCGGCCGGGCGGATGACCATGGTCCCCCGGACCGGGCCGTTGTCGGCCAGCTTCGCCTTGGCGATCAGGTCCTGGTACCAGCGGGGAAAGTCCTCCGCACGGGGAGTGAGCACGCGTGCCATGACCGCACATCCTATGCGCCGCCCGGAGGGCCGCCGCGATCGGGCGCGCCCGAGGCGCGGAGGCGCCCGGACGGGCGTACGCGCGCGGGGCAGCGGAACCGACCGGACGCTGGTTAGCATCTGCGCCCATGTCCCCGCTGCGTTCCCTGTTCGGCCGCGTCTCCGGGCCGGCGCCGCTGCCCTTCCCGCCCACCTCGCCGGAGGGGCTGGCCGCCCGCTGGGTGCGTTGGGTGGCCGCGCACGGGTCGGCGAAGAACCCGGTCCGCGACACCACCGGCGAGCACGCCGCGCACCACCAGCCGGACGACGTGTGGTTCCTCGCCGGCAGCTACGGCGGTTCGGTGACCCGACGCTGCGCCCTGCCGGCCGGCCGGCCGCTCTTCTTCCCGGCCTTCACCATGTGGCAGTATCCGGCGAGGGCCGGCGAGGTCCCGGTGGTGTCCCGCGCGACCGGGCACGCCCAGCTCGACGGGGTTCCGGTGCCACTGGCGACGATCGGCACGCCGACACCCTTCGAGGTACGCGGCGCACTCGGCAACGGGGTGACGTCGGGTTCCCGCCCGACGCCCGTCACCTGCTGGGGTCTCTGGGCCAGCCTGCCGCCGTTGGCACCGGGCGCGCACGAGCTGACCTTCGGCGGCAGCGACGGCCGCGGCTTCTGGGTCGAGGCGCAGTACCACCTCGTCGTCAACTGACCCGTCCGGCGGATGCCGGTGACGGCGGTGGGCGGCGCGTCGCCGCCCGTAGACTTCCGGACACCATGGACGAGCCTCGGGAGTCAGCCCGCCAGCGCCTGCGGAACAGCATCGTCGACGCCGCCCGTAGTCAGACGATCGCCACCGGCTGGGACGGCGTCCGGATGGGTGGCGTGGCGACCGCCGCCGGGGTCAGCCGGCAGACCGTCTACAACGAGTTCCGCAGCAAGGCGGGGCTGGCCGAGGCGCTGGCCCGCCGCGAGGTGGACCGCTTCGTCGGCGAGGTGCGGGCGGTGCTCGACGAGCACGGCGCCGACGTCCGGGCGGCCGCGTACGCGGCGATCCGGCACACCCTCGCGTCGGCGGCGGACAACCCGTTGATCAAGGCGATCCTGACCAGTGCGCGGGGCGGCTCCGAGGAGCTGCT
This genomic interval from Micromonospora sp. CCTCC AA 2012012 contains the following:
- the proS gene encoding proline--tRNA ligase, giving the protein MARVLTPRAEDFPRWYQDLIAKAKLADNGPVRGTMVIRPAGYAIWERMQAEMDARIKAAGAENAYFPLFIPESYLKREAEHVEGFSPELAVVTHGGGKQLAEPVVVRPTSETVIGEFMAKWIDSYRDLPLLLNQWANVVRWELRPRIFLRTSEFLWQEGHTAHATREDARAYARRILHEAYEDLMVNVLGIPVVVGLKTARERFAGATATYTCEGMMGDGKALQLGTSHELGQNFAKAFDISYSAKEGGREHAWTTSWGTSTRMLGGLIMAHGDDNGLRVPPKAAPIQAYVMIVKDGEGVGEAAAKLRDGLRDAGVRVALDDRTDTAFGRRAVDAELRGYPVRVEVGPRDLAAGNAVVVRRTDGSKAPTPVADVVGAVLAALEADQQALHDQALAHRESRTVEVSTLAEAIEAAATGWARVPWSAVGVKGEAEANGQGVTVRCLLRADGSVPDSEDEPDLVAILARAY
- a CDS encoding DUF402 domain-containing protein codes for the protein MRFEPGRLILHRNVRHGRIGWVRPARVVLDDARGLLLWVARDTPVAHEVTEAGQGMRAMPFAEWITSSYRLARGRWNGPPVLKFLPTGAAHSVWWFRDSHDRFAEWYVNLEEPGVRWDDGPVAGVDMVDQDLDVVVRPDHTWAWKDEEEFAERLAFPGHYWVTDERAVRAEGERVIARAEAGAFPFDGTWCDFTPPADWGVPDDLPPGWDRPPVR
- a CDS encoding TetR family transcriptional regulator is translated as MDEPRESARQRLRNSIVDAARSQTIATGWDGVRMGGVATAAGVSRQTVYNEFRSKAGLAEALARREVDRFVGEVRAVLDEHGADVRAAAYAAIRHTLASAADNPLIKAILTSARGGSEELLPYLTTRSELVLTESSNALLEWAQRHLPDADGPALAFAADTIVRLVVSHIVLPQAPVDDTADALATLALHLFLTATTLP